From the genome of Mixophyes fleayi isolate aMixFle1 chromosome 2, aMixFle1.hap1, whole genome shotgun sequence, one region includes:
- the TMEM45A gene encoding transmembrane protein 45A: protein MANFKGHALPGSFFLIFGLWWSVKYPLKYACRKNKKICSFGSKIGFQRVEVIEGAVKAAFALIGILAEQFVPDGPHLKLYNHEEKQWDHLMNWQHSTMYFFYGISGVVDIITHTTKAVPMAMDRMMLAIAVFVEGFLFYYHVHGRQALDLHIHLLLLFAVFGGALCIFLEVFFRGNIILELFRSSLCILQGSWFWQIGFVLFPPGGGPEWNQNDHSNIMFITMCYCWHYAFALLIVGVNYGITTWVVNTKLKCAQPMEMELLKSRQRDQESDDDI from the exons atggcCAATTTTAAAGGCCACGCATTGCCAGGAAGCTTCTTCCTCATATTCGGTCTGTGGTGGTCTGTGAAATATCCCCTGAAGTATGCCTGCAGAAAGAATAAGAAGATTTGTTCTTTTGGCTCAAAAATTGGATTCCAGCGTGTGGAAGTCATTGAAGGAGCAGTGAAGGCTGCTTTTGCTTTGATAG GAATATTAGCTGAACAGTTTGTACCAGATGGGCCTCACCTGAAGCTGTACAATCATGAGGAGAAGCAGTGGGACCATCTAATGAACTGGCAACACTCCACCATGTACTTCTTCTATGGTATCTCAGGTGTGGTCGATATCATTACTCACACCACGAAAGCTGTCCCCATGGCCATGGATAGGATGATGCTCGCAATTGCTGTCTTTGTTGAAG GATTCCTGTTTTATTACCACGTTCACGGCAGACAGGCGCTAGATCTTCACATTCATCTGCTCCTCTTATTCGCGGTGTTTGGGGGAGCTCTGTGCATATTCCTGGAGGTATTCTTCCGCGGGAATATCATTCTGGAGCTCTTCAGGTCAAGTCTGTGCATATTACAAGGCAGTTGGTTCTGGCAG ATTGGATTTGTGCTGTTTCCCCCTGGTGGTGGCCCTGAGTGGAACCAGAATgatcacagtaatataatgttcATTACAATGTGCTATTGTTGGCATTATGCGTTTGCACTCCTGATTGTTGGTGTGAATTATGGCATAACTACTTG GGTGGTTAATACAAAACTGAAGTGTGCTCAGCCGATGGAGATGGAATTACTAAAATCACGACAAAGAGACCAAGAatctgatgatgatatatag